One window from the genome of Rufibacter tibetensis encodes:
- a CDS encoding carboxypeptidase-like regulatory domain-containing protein, with protein sequence MSRINHQNAWETEEHPSLEVLRQYQSGELPAPQSHQLERHLASCEMCSDLLGGMALSQPARVQRAVRETRGRLKNLLAQKKRKRKVFQWPVWQTAAVLLVLLFAIAEVVYHHYFNKPASHTTEETTYHQATWRFVGHVANATGKSLPEATVKVKGTDLQTKTDQRGEFMLNIPAKDSVLIVSHFGYKEKEVIVSTSNNHVRIVLTEGPE encoded by the coding sequence ATGAGCAGGATTAACCACCAAAACGCTTGGGAAACCGAGGAGCATCCATCACTGGAGGTGCTGCGGCAATACCAATCCGGTGAATTACCCGCTCCCCAAAGTCACCAACTGGAACGGCACCTGGCTTCCTGCGAGATGTGCTCTGACTTGTTAGGAGGCATGGCCCTCTCCCAGCCCGCCCGAGTCCAACGCGCAGTACGTGAAACCCGTGGGCGCCTGAAAAACTTATTAGCACAGAAAAAAAGAAAACGTAAAGTTTTCCAGTGGCCTGTCTGGCAAACCGCTGCGGTGTTGCTGGTATTGCTCTTCGCCATTGCCGAGGTGGTCTACCACCATTATTTCAACAAACCTGCTTCGCATACAACTGAGGAGACGACTTACCATCAGGCCACCTGGCGTTTTGTAGGTCATGTAGCAAACGCCACTGGTAAATCTTTACCTGAAGCTACTGTAAAAGTTAAGGGGACTGACCTCCAGACTAAAACAGACCAACGCGGAGAATTTATGTTAAATATCCCTGCCAAGGATTCTGTTCTGATTGTTTCGCATTTTGGCTATAAAGAAAAAGAAGTAATTGTCAGTACTTCAAACAACCATGTTAGAATCGTGTTAACTGAAGGACCAGAATGA
- a CDS encoding LamG domain-containing protein, whose product MKNGYNSLSVILLTLLIVSSCTTLKPTQWKMDSLTAVGGHLTAVIGNPKSIKGKGGAQVISFDGVDDGLLVDHNPIAGAEEFTIEVVFKPNAAWPANVEQRFLHIEDMALGQRRILLELRLNNRNQWYADFFMRTEKAALTLIDSTKTHPVGEWATMTLTYKDKQLKGYVNGQRELSGEIEYLPIPASAKTSIGTRMDQRSWFNGEIQSVKVWKRALQPKKYSNYL is encoded by the coding sequence ATGAAAAACGGTTACAATTCTTTGTCAGTTATTCTTCTCACGTTGCTGATTGTTTCTTCCTGCACCACCTTAAAACCAACTCAGTGGAAGATGGATTCTCTCACGGCAGTGGGCGGGCATCTTACAGCTGTTATAGGTAACCCGAAAAGCATAAAGGGGAAAGGAGGAGCACAGGTCATTTCATTTGATGGCGTAGATGACGGACTGCTGGTAGACCATAACCCCATAGCCGGGGCCGAGGAATTTACTATTGAGGTAGTGTTCAAACCTAATGCTGCCTGGCCCGCAAACGTGGAGCAACGCTTTCTGCACATTGAAGACATGGCCCTGGGGCAGCGGCGTATTCTGTTAGAACTCCGCCTGAATAACCGGAACCAATGGTACGCTGACTTTTTCATGCGCACAGAAAAAGCTGCTCTCACTTTAATTGACTCAACAAAAACGCACCCGGTGGGAGAGTGGGCCACCATGACCCTGACCTACAAAGACAAGCAGTTAAAAGGGTACGTGAATGGACAACGGGAGCTTTCCGGTGAAATTGAATACCTGCCCATTCCAGCTTCAGCGAAAACCTCCATAGGCACCCGCATGGATCAGCGGTCCTGGTTCAACGGGGAAATCCAGAGTGTGAAAGTTTGGAAACGGGCACTTCAGCCTAAGAAATACTCTAACTACTTATAA
- a CDS encoding RNA polymerase sigma factor: MFLKLFSRAKPPNDLEMIQQYRETGDLAVVGALFERYTEMVYLICLKYLKNEDESKDATMHIFELLITALHKHEITNFKSWLHVLAKNHCLMYLRAQKTRGTDSIDEKLLPIIEKTTYAELSQETEQEQQVQLLAKALEELGPEQRVCVDLFYLQKKSYKEVADLTGYEIGQVKSHIQNGKRNLKIYMTKNYEQD, translated from the coding sequence ATGTTTCTAAAACTGTTCTCGCGCGCCAAGCCGCCCAATGATCTGGAAATGATTCAGCAGTACCGTGAGACGGGCGACCTGGCGGTAGTGGGAGCACTGTTTGAGCGCTACACTGAGATGGTGTACCTGATTTGCCTGAAGTATCTGAAAAACGAAGACGAAAGCAAAGATGCCACCATGCATATTTTTGAGCTTTTAATCACCGCGCTGCACAAACACGAAATCACCAATTTCAAAAGCTGGCTTCACGTGCTGGCCAAAAACCATTGCCTGATGTACCTGCGGGCACAGAAAACCCGCGGCACAGATTCCATTGATGAAAAGCTACTGCCCATCATTGAAAAAACAACTTATGCAGAACTTAGTCAGGAGACAGAGCAAGAGCAGCAGGTCCAACTTCTGGCCAAAGCCCTTGAGGAATTGGGGCCGGAGCAACGTGTTTGCGTAGACCTGTTTTACCTGCAGAAAAAAAGCTACAAAGAAGTAGCAGACCTGACCGGTTATGAAATTGGCCAAGTGAAAAGCCACATTCAGAACGGCAAAAGAAACCTCAAAATCTACATGACTAAAAACTATGAGCAGGATTAA
- a CDS encoding VOC family protein, translated as MKLEHFALNVEDPIAMSNWYTQHLGMRVVRQAKEAPYTTFFADDSGRILVEIYLNPVDEVPPYRTMNPLMVHLAFVSENPTKDKDRLCAAGATLVSDQHLEDGSHLIMLRDPWGLALQLCKRATPMLARIDW; from the coding sequence ATGAAATTAGAGCACTTTGCCCTTAACGTAGAAGACCCCATCGCCATGAGCAACTGGTACACCCAGCATCTGGGTATGCGGGTGGTGCGGCAAGCAAAAGAAGCCCCTTACACTACCTTTTTCGCGGATGACAGTGGCCGGATTCTGGTGGAAATTTACCTGAACCCAGTAGATGAGGTGCCGCCTTACCGGACTATGAATCCGCTGATGGTGCATTTGGCCTTCGTTTCAGAAAACCCTACCAAAGACAAAGACCGTCTTTGTGCGGCGGGAGCCACCCTTGTTTCTGATCAACATTTAGAAGACGGTTCGCACCTGATTATGCTCCGCGATCCCTGGGGACTAGCGCTGCAACTCTGTAAACGAGCTACCCCTATGTTGGCTCGGATTGACTGGTAG
- the fbp gene encoding class 1 fructose-bisphosphatase — protein sequence MNDALALPVGTTLDRFIMKKQEDFPYATGELSQLLRDMALAAKIVSREITRADQDTLGSYGEQNVQGEEQQKLDIIANIRFVRALRNGGEVCTIVSEEEEDIIHTGNKNAKYIVAMDPLDGSSNISVNIPIGTIFSIYRRLSDGGQDGTLEDCLQQGTQQAAAGYILYGASTILVYTTGRGVNGFTYEPSLGEFFLSHPDITIPTGGKQYSCNDANVSNFPLGIQNYLAFCREQKYSSRYIGSLVADFHRNLLKGGIYFYPASAKNKTGKLRLLYECNPLAFIAEQAGGQATDGIDRILDKVPTELHERCPLVIGSSEMIEKVKKYMTL from the coding sequence ATGAATGATGCATTAGCCCTTCCTGTAGGCACCACCTTAGACCGGTTTATCATGAAAAAGCAGGAAGACTTTCCGTACGCAACCGGAGAATTGTCCCAGTTGTTGCGCGACATGGCCCTGGCTGCCAAAATCGTGAGCCGTGAAATCACCCGCGCCGACCAGGACACCCTTGGGTCTTACGGTGAGCAGAACGTGCAGGGCGAAGAGCAGCAAAAGCTGGACATTATTGCGAACATAAGGTTTGTGAGGGCTTTGCGGAACGGCGGGGAGGTATGCACCATAGTCTCAGAGGAAGAGGAAGATATCATTCATACCGGTAACAAAAACGCTAAGTATATTGTCGCCATGGACCCACTGGATGGCTCCTCCAACATCTCGGTGAACATCCCTATTGGCACCATCTTCTCTATCTACCGCAGATTATCAGACGGCGGGCAAGACGGCACCCTGGAAGATTGCTTGCAACAAGGTACCCAACAAGCAGCTGCTGGCTATATTCTGTATGGCGCATCTACCATTTTGGTGTACACCACTGGCCGCGGAGTGAACGGCTTTACGTATGAGCCTTCTTTGGGCGAGTTCTTCCTTTCTCACCCAGACATCACGATTCCAACAGGCGGTAAACAATATTCCTGCAATGATGCAAACGTGAGCAATTTCCCATTAGGCATTCAGAACTACCTTGCCTTTTGTCGGGAGCAGAAATACTCCTCGCGCTACATTGGGTCTTTGGTGGCAGATTTCCATAGGAACCTTCTGAAAGGAGGCATCTACTTCTACCCTGCCTCGGCAAAAAACAAAACCGGCAAACTGCGCCTCCTTTATGAGTGCAACCCCCTGGCCTTTATTGCGGAGCAAGCCGGCGGACAAGCCACCGACGGCATTGACCGTATCTTGGACAAAGTCCCTACTGAACTTCATGAGCGCTGTCCGTTGGTGATTGGGTCCTCAGAAATGATTGAGAAAGTCAAAAAATACATGACCTTGTAA
- a CDS encoding rhamnogalacturonan acetylesterase, whose amino-acid sequence MKLKIALPFLCLCCMGLMSFLVREREKITVYLIGDSTMSIKETRHYPETGWGMPFVYFFDNSVKVENHAKNGRSTRTFIEEKLWQPVTSSMKAGDYLFIQFGHNDEVSNKKSYTTEADYVANLERFVSEARKKKVTPILITPAARRKFLPDGKLESTHEVYSNLVRSVAQKQKVALIDLDRKSQELLQKLGPEASKMLFVHLQPEEHPNYPQGKVDDTHFNELGAREMAQIVLAEIKAQKLGLTERIVKPEVKQ is encoded by the coding sequence ATGAAATTAAAAATTGCGTTACCGTTCCTGTGTCTTTGCTGCATGGGCCTGATGTCCTTCCTGGTAAGGGAGAGGGAAAAGATCACGGTGTACCTGATTGGTGATTCCACTATGTCCATTAAAGAAACCAGGCACTATCCAGAGACGGGGTGGGGCATGCCTTTTGTTTACTTTTTTGATAACAGCGTGAAAGTGGAAAACCATGCCAAAAACGGCCGCAGTACCCGCACGTTCATTGAAGAAAAACTATGGCAGCCAGTAACCTCTTCCATGAAAGCAGGAGATTACCTGTTCATTCAGTTTGGGCATAATGACGAGGTGTCTAATAAAAAGAGCTATACCACTGAAGCGGATTACGTAGCCAACCTGGAGCGGTTTGTCTCTGAGGCCAGAAAGAAGAAAGTAACTCCTATCCTCATTACCCCAGCGGCTCGCCGGAAATTTTTGCCAGACGGGAAGTTGGAGAGTACCCACGAAGTGTACTCTAACCTGGTTCGGTCTGTGGCTCAGAAACAAAAAGTTGCCTTGATTGACCTTGACCGTAAAAGTCAGGAGTTGTTACAAAAGCTGGGACCTGAAGCATCCAAGATGCTGTTTGTGCATCTACAGCCGGAGGAACATCCAAACTATCCGCAGGGCAAAGTAGATGATACCCACTTCAATGAGTTGGGTGCCCGTGAAATGGCCCAGATTGTCTTAGCTGAAATAAAAGCCCAAAAACTAGGCTTAACCGAAAGAATAGTAAAACCTGAGGTGAAACAATAA
- a CDS encoding RagB/SusD family nutrient uptake outer membrane protein, with translation MKKFVYKCLLSVSLMTAVSCDSFLQEENVSGLTSGTYYSTVEGMESLVNSLYTPMRFWYGKENGIALSELGTDIFTRGSGMESPPIALYNSDLSGANSAINFYWTRLYAALNATNAAVSRIPTSPLPANLKLIREGEARFLRAFYLWHIVETWGGVHLTTTETIGVQTTANRTPVEGFYKQIFEDLQFAATNLPVTTTQYGRATRPAAEAFMARMYLYRNNYAEASRMAKKVIADYNFKLMPTYAALWDIANIKNTEAIWVVNFTADLILNREFDGLTSSSSDDILLRDGGNNSHLFFLMTYDQLPGMQRDIRYGRPFARYMPTVKLLDLFDETKDARFNATFETVWYSNRPGSYKVTNTAGVERTVTFKAGDTAIYATKYVVPNAVKDAKPYTIIDRSRTYDANGAPRVRDRYMSLKKFLDPARLTISQQQGRRDAFVIRLAEMYMIAAEADMMLGNTATALQHINAVRRRAALPGKEAAMEITTSQFNIDFILDERAREFAGEQQRWFDLKRTNKLVERVKAFNPDAGPNIKEYHRLRPIPQAQLDIITNKGEFIQNEGYQ, from the coding sequence ATGAAAAAATTTGTTTATAAATGCTTGTTGTCTGTTAGTTTGATGACAGCTGTTTCTTGTGATTCGTTTCTGCAGGAAGAAAATGTTTCTGGCCTTACTTCCGGCACATACTATAGTACAGTGGAAGGTATGGAGAGTCTGGTGAACTCTTTGTACACGCCCATGCGCTTCTGGTATGGCAAAGAAAACGGAATTGCCCTGTCAGAACTGGGTACTGATATCTTTACCCGCGGAAGCGGGATGGAAAGTCCGCCTATTGCCCTGTATAACTCTGATCTGTCTGGTGCTAACTCAGCCATCAACTTCTACTGGACTCGCCTCTATGCGGCCTTGAATGCTACCAATGCGGCCGTGTCCAGAATACCTACTTCTCCGCTACCAGCCAACCTCAAATTGATAAGAGAAGGGGAGGCGCGTTTTTTACGGGCATTTTACCTGTGGCACATTGTTGAAACGTGGGGAGGCGTACACCTTACTACTACTGAAACCATTGGCGTGCAAACCACTGCTAACCGCACCCCGGTAGAAGGTTTCTACAAGCAGATTTTTGAAGACCTGCAATTTGCCGCTACCAACCTGCCCGTGACCACTACTCAGTATGGCCGCGCAACCAGACCTGCCGCTGAGGCTTTCATGGCCCGGATGTACCTGTACCGCAACAACTACGCAGAGGCTTCTCGCATGGCCAAGAAAGTGATAGCTGATTACAACTTCAAGCTGATGCCTACTTATGCCGCCCTTTGGGACATTGCCAATATTAAGAATACAGAAGCTATCTGGGTTGTCAATTTCACTGCCGACCTGATACTGAACCGTGAGTTTGATGGTTTAACCAGTTCCTCATCAGATGACATTCTTCTGCGTGATGGTGGGAACAACTCACACTTGTTCTTCTTGATGACGTATGACCAATTGCCTGGCATGCAACGTGACATCAGGTACGGACGTCCTTTTGCCCGCTACATGCCTACTGTCAAGCTTCTGGATCTGTTTGACGAAACCAAAGATGCTCGTTTTAATGCCACTTTTGAAACTGTTTGGTATTCTAATAGACCAGGTTCTTACAAAGTTACCAATACCGCAGGTGTTGAGCGCACTGTAACTTTCAAAGCTGGTGATACTGCTATTTACGCTACAAAATATGTAGTGCCAAATGCGGTAAAAGATGCCAAGCCTTACACCATCATTGACCGTAGCAGAACCTATGACGCCAATGGTGCTCCGCGGGTAAGAGACCGTTATATGTCTTTGAAGAAGTTTCTGGACCCAGCCCGTTTAACCATCTCCCAGCAACAGGGTCGCCGCGATGCGTTTGTCATCAGGTTAGCTGAAATGTACATGATCGCAGCCGAAGCAGATATGATGTTGGGTAACACCGCTACGGCACTGCAACACATCAATGCTGTTAGAAGAAGAGCTGCCCTTCCAGGTAAAGAAGCTGCCATGGAAATCACGACAAGTCAGTTTAACATTGACTTCATCCTGGATGAAAGAGCCCGCGAGTTTGCCGGGGAACAACAGCGTTGGTTTGATTTAAAAAGGACAAACAAACTGGTGGAACGCGTAAAAGCCTTCAACCCAGATGCGGGTCCTAACATCAAAGAATACCATAGGTTACGGCCAATTCCGCAAGCCCAGCTGGACATCATCACCAACAAAGGTGAGTTCATCCAGAACGAGGGATACCAATAG
- a CDS encoding UxaA family hydrolase, which produces MLHKFLKIHPNDNVLVALTDLQKGDIVEYDGSQIVLVDNVQAKHKFALKPLAAGEEILMYGSLVGKAVYDIPAGGVLTTSNVKHQVNGFTGKTKTIGWQAPDVSKWANRTFMGFHREDGQVGTSNYWLVVPLVFCENRNVDIIKQAFLDELGFGQRDVYKSYVQQMVDLYQSGNTEAIGTLTLQKASAPAQRRIFENIDGIKFLTHQGGCGGTRQDSDMLCALLADYIHHPNVAGATVLSLGCQNAQVSILESKIKALNPNFSKPLIVLEQQKEGTEEEMMSKAIKQTFLGLIEADKQTRKPAPLSKLSIGLECGGSDGFSGISANPAIGHTSDILVALGGTTVLSEFPELCGVEQELINRCESEESAERFASLMRAYAASAEAVGSGFDMNPSPGNIRDGLITDAIKSAGAAKKGGTSPIVDVLDYPEYIKKPGLNLLCTPGNDVECTTALVGAGTNIVLFTTGLGTPTGNPIAPVIKISSNTKLAQRMPDIIDIDTGAVIAGEKTIEEMGEDVLDFIIEVASGRIETKEKALHQDDFIPWKRGVSL; this is translated from the coding sequence ATGTTACACAAGTTTTTAAAAATCCATCCGAACGACAATGTGCTGGTAGCACTGACGGATTTGCAAAAAGGCGACATCGTGGAATACGATGGCTCGCAGATAGTTTTGGTTGACAACGTTCAGGCCAAGCATAAATTCGCATTGAAACCCCTTGCCGCTGGTGAGGAGATCTTGATGTATGGGTCTTTGGTGGGCAAGGCAGTTTATGACATCCCTGCTGGAGGCGTGTTAACTACCTCTAATGTGAAACACCAGGTGAATGGCTTTACCGGCAAAACAAAGACCATTGGCTGGCAAGCGCCTGATGTTTCTAAGTGGGCTAACAGAACTTTCATGGGTTTTCACCGCGAAGACGGTCAGGTAGGTACTTCCAACTATTGGCTGGTAGTTCCGTTGGTATTCTGTGAAAACCGTAACGTAGACATCATCAAGCAAGCCTTCTTAGATGAGCTTGGGTTTGGCCAGCGTGACGTATACAAGTCCTACGTACAGCAAATGGTAGACCTGTACCAGTCTGGCAACACTGAGGCCATTGGCACGCTTACCTTACAAAAAGCTTCTGCCCCGGCTCAGCGCCGTATTTTTGAAAACATAGACGGAATCAAATTCCTGACCCATCAAGGTGGTTGCGGCGGAACCAGACAAGACTCAGACATGCTGTGTGCTTTGTTGGCCGACTACATCCACCATCCTAACGTGGCAGGTGCTACCGTTTTGAGCTTGGGTTGCCAAAACGCTCAGGTAAGCATCCTGGAAAGTAAAATCAAGGCTCTTAACCCTAACTTCTCAAAACCACTCATCGTGCTGGAACAGCAGAAAGAGGGAACTGAGGAGGAAATGATGTCTAAAGCCATCAAGCAGACCTTCTTAGGGTTAATTGAAGCCGATAAACAAACCAGAAAGCCAGCTCCTTTAAGCAAACTTTCTATCGGGTTAGAGTGCGGTGGTTCTGATGGCTTCTCCGGTATTTCTGCTAACCCAGCCATTGGGCATACCTCTGATATTCTGGTAGCTTTAGGCGGAACAACCGTTCTTTCTGAATTCCCTGAATTGTGCGGGGTAGAGCAGGAACTAATCAACCGTTGCGAATCTGAAGAATCAGCGGAGCGTTTCGCTTCTTTGATGCGCGCCTACGCAGCCTCTGCTGAGGCAGTTGGATCGGGCTTTGACATGAACCCAAGTCCGGGTAACATCAGAGACGGTTTGATTACTGATGCTATCAAGTCTGCTGGAGCAGCCAAAAAAGGAGGTACTTCTCCTATTGTTGATGTACTGGATTATCCAGAATACATCAAGAAACCAGGTTTGAACCTGTTGTGCACCCCTGGTAACGACGTGGAATGTACCACTGCGTTGGTAGGAGCCGGTACTAACATTGTATTGTTCACCACCGGTTTAGGAACTCCAACCGGAAACCCGATTGCACCAGTAATCAAAATCTCTTCCAACACCAAGTTGGCGCAACGCATGCCAGATATCATTGACATTGATACCGGAGCAGTGATTGCAGGCGAGAAAACCATTGAAGAAATGGGCGAAGATGTACTGGATTTCATCATTGAAGTTGCCAGCGGCCGGATTGAAACAAAAGAGAAGGCTTTGCATCAAGACGACTTCATTCCGTGGAAACGCGGTGTGTCCTTGTAA
- a CDS encoding T9SS type A sorting domain-containing protein, which yields MLKKLLGLLSCMCLIHQLNAQQLAFPGAEGFGRFTTGGRGGKVIKVTNLNDAGPGSLRAALAESGARTIVFDVSGNIVLASRLQISNGNVTIAGQTAPGDGICLQNYEMVVNADNVIIRYLRFRMGDLTRNEQDALWGRYRQNIIIDHCSMSWSIDETSSFYANKNFTMQWCLVGESLNQSFHEKNNHGYGAIWGGDKASFHHNLLAHHNNRNPRFNGGGRSGISNGPYLNEHVDFRNNVIYNWRDNSAYGGENGKYNLVNNYYKPGPATASSKNRRIMQVSFEADPTFGAGYGTFFIDGNYVHGNAAVTSNNWNGGVDYDSSIPAAQRANVRLSTPIEFQMETNHTAEQAYEAVLSRVGASLRRDAVDARIVNEVRTGTATFNGSKTGFRGIIDSQTDVGGWPVLQSLPALADTDGDGMPDAWETQKGLNPNNAADRNNDANGDGYTNLEEYLNGLLSSSNLTSSPESEQIVETTLYPNPFSLSTTFSFVAKQRSQAVIKVTDLGGKVVATLLDASVTPGLQTVRWNGTDQNGRVLPTGMYFISIQAGSEKATRRVAFIRE from the coding sequence ATGCTTAAAAAGTTACTGGGGTTATTGTCTTGTATGTGTCTGATTCATCAACTAAATGCGCAGCAGCTGGCTTTTCCAGGTGCCGAGGGGTTTGGTCGGTTCACAACTGGCGGACGCGGCGGCAAAGTCATTAAAGTTACAAACCTGAACGATGCCGGACCAGGCAGCCTACGAGCTGCCCTCGCGGAATCAGGTGCCCGCACCATTGTGTTTGATGTGTCAGGCAACATCGTGCTGGCCTCACGGCTGCAAATTAGCAACGGCAACGTCACCATAGCCGGCCAAACAGCTCCCGGCGACGGTATTTGCCTCCAGAACTACGAGATGGTGGTAAACGCCGACAATGTAATTATCCGCTACCTGCGGTTCCGGATGGGTGACCTGACCCGGAACGAGCAAGACGCACTCTGGGGCCGGTACCGGCAAAACATTATCATCGACCATTGCTCCATGAGTTGGTCCATTGACGAGACGTCATCCTTCTACGCAAACAAGAACTTTACCATGCAGTGGTGTCTGGTAGGGGAGAGCCTGAACCAGTCGTTCCATGAGAAAAATAACCATGGCTACGGAGCCATCTGGGGAGGCGACAAGGCTTCGTTTCACCACAACCTCTTGGCCCACCACAACAACCGGAACCCGCGATTCAACGGTGGAGGCCGCTCAGGCATCAGCAACGGTCCCTACCTTAATGAGCATGTGGACTTCCGCAACAACGTAATCTACAACTGGCGCGATAACAGTGCCTACGGTGGGGAAAACGGCAAATACAACCTGGTGAACAACTACTACAAACCAGGTCCGGCTACGGCCAGCAGCAAAAACCGTAGAATCATGCAGGTATCATTTGAGGCAGACCCAACCTTCGGGGCCGGGTACGGCACCTTCTTCATAGACGGAAACTACGTGCATGGCAATGCTGCTGTCACGTCTAATAACTGGAATGGAGGCGTGGATTATGACAGTAGCATTCCTGCGGCCCAACGGGCCAATGTGCGGTTGTCTACGCCAATTGAGTTCCAGATGGAAACCAACCACACCGCTGAGCAGGCATACGAGGCCGTACTGTCCCGCGTGGGCGCCAGCCTACGGCGCGATGCTGTAGACGCCCGGATCGTGAATGAGGTACGCACGGGTACCGCTACCTTCAACGGTTCTAAAACCGGCTTTAGAGGCATCATTGACTCCCAGACTGACGTGGGTGGTTGGCCGGTTCTTCAGTCTTTGCCTGCGTTGGCAGATACTGACGGAGACGGAATGCCCGATGCCTGGGAGACGCAGAAAGGCCTGAACCCCAATAACGCCGCTGACCGGAACAATGATGCCAACGGCGATGGATACACCAACCTGGAAGAATACCTTAACGGCTTGCTCTCCTCTAGCAACCTGACCAGTTCCCCTGAGTCTGAGCAAATAGTTGAAACAACCCTTTACCCTAATCCTTTTTCCCTCTCTACTACTTTCTCTTTCGTGGCGAAACAGCGGAGCCAGGCAGTCATAAAAGTAACTGATTTGGGGGGCAAAGTGGTGGCTACCCTCTTAGATGCCTCCGTAACTCCTGGGTTACAAACTGTACGTTGGAACGGGACAGATCAGAATGGCCGGGTGCTTCCTACGGGTATGTACTTCATTTCAATTCAGGCAGGAAGCGAGAAAGCAACCAGAAGAGTGGCTTTCATAAGAGAGTAA
- a CDS encoding Gfo/Idh/MocA family protein: protein MVESIKTIRWGIIGCGDVTEVKSGPAFQKVPHSQLMAVMRRDGAKAQDYAQRHQVPKWYDNAEALIQDPEVDAVYIATPPGSHAEYTLQVAAAGKPVYVEKPMALDYAQCKEMVSACKEAQVPLFVAYYRRCLPSFLKVKELVDTGAIGEIKFVNVRLYHPAQENLNPQELPWRVQPEIAGGGLFFDLASHQLDYLDFLLGPIISASGQTANQAGLYPAEDIVTGQFRFANGVLGSGIWCFTVDSTQFKDEIEIIGSKGRITFPSFALEPVRLETAAGTEEFLLPPPAHVQQPFIQTIVEELLGLDTCPNTGESAARTAWVMDQIVGR, encoded by the coding sequence ATGGTAGAATCAATTAAAACTATTAGGTGGGGCATCATAGGTTGCGGCGATGTAACTGAAGTCAAGAGCGGACCAGCCTTCCAGAAAGTACCCCACTCCCAATTGATGGCCGTCATGCGTCGCGATGGTGCGAAAGCCCAGGACTACGCCCAGCGTCATCAGGTGCCCAAGTGGTACGATAATGCTGAAGCACTCATCCAGGACCCTGAAGTAGATGCCGTTTACATCGCCACGCCTCCCGGTTCCCATGCAGAGTACACATTACAGGTAGCTGCGGCTGGTAAACCTGTGTACGTAGAAAAGCCTATGGCTTTAGATTATGCCCAATGCAAGGAGATGGTTTCTGCCTGCAAGGAAGCTCAGGTCCCCTTATTTGTGGCGTACTATCGCCGGTGCCTGCCTTCTTTTTTGAAAGTAAAAGAATTGGTAGACACTGGGGCTATTGGCGAAATAAAGTTTGTGAACGTTCGGCTTTATCACCCGGCGCAGGAAAACCTGAATCCGCAGGAACTGCCCTGGCGGGTACAACCAGAGATTGCCGGTGGCGGTCTCTTCTTTGACCTTGCCTCTCACCAACTAGATTACCTTGACTTTTTGTTAGGGCCTATCATTTCCGCCTCGGGTCAAACAGCCAACCAAGCAGGGCTTTACCCGGCAGAAGATATCGTGACGGGACAATTCCGATTTGCTAATGGCGTGCTGGGAAGTGGCATCTGGTGCTTTACGGTAGATTCAACTCAGTTCAAAGATGAAATAGAGATCATAGGCAGCAAGGGCAGAATTACCTTTCCTTCTTTCGCGTTAGAACCTGTCAGGTTAGAAACGGCAGCCGGAACCGAAGAATTCCTATTGCCTCCTCCCGCCCATGTGCAGCAGCCGTTTATCCAAACCATAGTAGAAGAACTTTTAGGCCTGGACACCTGCCCCAACACCGGCGAATCTGCCGCCCGTACCGCTTGGGTGATGGATCAGATAGTAGGTAGGTAG